A stretch of the Mesorhizobium huakuii genome encodes the following:
- the nusG gene encoding transcription termination/antitermination protein NusG, which produces MAARWYIVHAYSNFEKKVAEDIENKAKQKGLSADIEQIVVPTEKVVEVRRGRKVDAERKFFPGYVLLKANLTDAVFSLVKNTPKVTGFLGDSKPVPITEAEAQRILNQVQEGVERPKPSVTFEIGEAIRVSDGPFASFNGFVQEVDEERARLKVEVSIFGRAVPVDLEFGQVEKG; this is translated from the coding sequence ATGGCTGCGCGCTGGTACATCGTCCACGCTTATTCGAACTTTGAAAAGAAGGTCGCCGAGGATATCGAGAACAAGGCCAAGCAGAAGGGCCTGTCCGCCGATATCGAGCAGATCGTGGTGCCGACCGAGAAGGTGGTCGAGGTTCGTCGTGGCCGCAAGGTCGATGCCGAGCGCAAGTTCTTCCCGGGCTATGTGCTCCTGAAGGCCAATTTGACCGATGCCGTGTTCTCGCTGGTCAAGAACACGCCGAAGGTCACCGGCTTTCTCGGTGACTCCAAGCCCGTGCCGATCACCGAGGCGGAAGCGCAGCGCATCCTGAACCAGGTGCAGGAAGGCGTCGAGCGGCCGAAGCCCTCGGTCACGTTCGAGATCGGCGAGGCGATCCGTGTTTCGGATGGTCCTTTCGCGTCGTTCAATGGCTTCGTCCAGGAAGTGGACGAGGAGCGGGCGCGGCTCAAGGTGGAAGTTTCGATCTTCGGGCGCGCCGTGCCCGTCGATCTGGAATTCGGACAGGTCGAAAAGGGCTGA
- the rplK gene encoding 50S ribosomal protein L11, with the protein MAKKIAGQLKLQVSAGSATPSPPIGPALGQRGINIMEFCKAFNAQTQEMEKGSPVPVVITYYQDKSFTFVMKTPPVSYFLKKAANLKSGSKEPGKLKVGTIGRDKVREIATAKMKDLNANDVEAAMRMVEGSARSMGLEVVG; encoded by the coding sequence ATGGCTAAGAAAATTGCAGGCCAGCTCAAGCTTCAGGTCTCCGCGGGTTCGGCTACGCCGTCGCCCCCGATCGGCCCGGCGCTTGGTCAGCGTGGCATCAACATCATGGAGTTCTGCAAGGCGTTCAACGCGCAGACCCAGGAAATGGAAAAGGGATCGCCGGTTCCGGTCGTCATCACCTATTACCAGGACAAGTCGTTCACCTTCGTCATGAAGACGCCGCCGGTGAGCTATTTCCTGAAGAAGGCCGCGAACCTGAAGTCGGGCTCGAAGGAGCCGGGCAAGCTCAAGGTCGGCACGATCGGCCGCGACAAGGTGCGCGAAATCGCGACCGCGAAGATGAAGGATCTGAACGCAAACGACGTCGAGGCGGCCATGCGCATGGTCGAGGGCTCCGCCCGCTCGATGGGTCTGGAAGTGGTGGGCTAA
- the rplA gene encoding 50S ribosomal protein L1, producing the protein MAKIAKRVSKTREGIDPNKAYALGEALKLLKDRSSVKFDETVEVAMNLGVDPRHADQMVRGVVNLPNGTGRSVRVAVFARGDKAEEAKAAGADIVGAEDLVDIVQKGTIDFDRCIATPDMMPLVGRLGKVLGPRGMMPNPKVGTVTTDVAAAVKASKGGAVEFRVEKAGIVHAGVGKVSFDVKALEENIRAFADAVTRAKPAGAKGNYVKKVSVTSTMGPGLKLDVSTLAAS; encoded by the coding sequence ATGGCAAAGATTGCAAAGCGTGTATCGAAGACCCGCGAAGGCATTGATCCCAACAAGGCTTACGCCCTGGGTGAAGCGCTGAAGCTGCTCAAGGACCGTTCCTCGGTCAAGTTCGACGAGACCGTCGAAGTCGCCATGAACCTCGGCGTCGACCCGCGCCATGCCGACCAGATGGTCCGCGGCGTGGTCAACCTGCCGAACGGCACCGGCCGCTCGGTTCGCGTCGCCGTGTTCGCTCGTGGCGACAAGGCCGAGGAAGCCAAGGCCGCCGGCGCCGACATCGTCGGTGCGGAAGACCTGGTCGACATCGTCCAGAAGGGCACGATCGATTTCGATCGCTGCATCGCCACGCCGGACATGATGCCGCTGGTCGGCCGTCTCGGTAAGGTGCTCGGCCCGCGCGGCATGATGCCGAACCCGAAGGTCGGCACCGTCACCACCGACGTCGCCGCCGCCGTCAAGGCATCGAAGGGTGGCGCGGTCGAGTTCCGCGTCGAGAAGGCCGGCATCGTTCATGCCGGCGTCGGCAAGGTCTCGTTCGACGTCAAGGCGCTGGAAGAGAACATCCGCGCCTTCGCCGATGCGGTGACCAGGGCAAAGCCGGCTGGCGCCAAGGGCAACTACGTCAAGAAGGTGTCGGTCACCTCGACGATGGGCCCGGGCCTCAAGCTCGATGTCTCGACGCTCGCTGCGTCCTGA
- the rplJ gene encoding 50S ribosomal protein L10 — MDRAEKRELVTGLNEAFGNAGSVVVAHYAGITVAQMNDLRSKMRAAGGTVKVAKNRLAKIALQGTDSASIIDLFKGQTLIAYSEDPIAAPKVASDFAKGNDKLIILGGAMGTTSLNADGVKALATLPSLDELRAKLVGMIATPATRIAQIVNAPAASVARVIGAYARKDEAA, encoded by the coding sequence GTGGACAGAGCGGAAAAACGCGAACTCGTCACGGGCCTGAACGAAGCGTTCGGAAACGCAGGTTCAGTCGTCGTGGCCCACTATGCCGGTATCACCGTCGCGCAAATGAACGACCTTCGGTCGAAAATGCGCGCTGCCGGTGGCACCGTTAAAGTCGCGAAGAACCGTCTCGCCAAAATCGCTCTTCAGGGCACGGACTCCGCATCGATCATCGACCTGTTCAAGGGACAGACGCTGATCGCTTATTCGGAGGATCCGATTGCGGCGCCGAAGGTCGCGTCCGATTTCGCCAAGGGGAATGACAAGTTGATCATTCTCGGTGGCGCAATGGGCACCACCTCGCTCAACGCCGACGGTGTGAAGGCACTCGCCACACTTCCGTCGCTCGATGAGCTGCGCGCCAAGCTGGTTGGCATGATCGCCACGCCGGCAACCCGGATCGCCCAGATCGTCAATGCGCCAGCGGCTTCGGTCGCGCGCGTCATCGGCGCTTACGCCCGGAAGGACGAGGCGGCATGA
- the rplL gene encoding 50S ribosomal protein L7/L12 produces MADLAKIVDDLSKLTVLEAAELSKLLEEKWGVSAAAPVAVAAAGGAAAAAAPAEEKTEFDVVLTEAGAQKINVIKEVRAITGLGLKEAKDLVEAAPKPVKEGVSKADADKFKAQLEAAGAKVDLK; encoded by the coding sequence ATGGCTGATCTCGCAAAGATCGTAGACGACCTTTCGAAGCTGACCGTCCTCGAGGCGGCCGAGCTGTCGAAGCTTCTGGAAGAAAAGTGGGGCGTTTCGGCTGCTGCTCCGGTGGCGGTTGCCGCTGCTGGTGGCGCTGCCGCTGCCGCTGCTCCGGCCGAGGAAAAGACGGAATTCGACGTCGTCCTCACCGAAGCTGGCGCTCAGAAGATCAACGTCATCAAGGAAGTCCGCGCCATCACCGGTCTTGGCCTCAAGGAAGCCAAGGACCTGGTCGAAGCGGCTCCGAAGCCGGTCAAGGAAGGCGTTTCCAAGGCCGACGCTGACAAGTTCAAGGCCCAGCTGGAAGCAGCCGGCGCCAAGGTCGACCTGAAGTAA
- the rpoB gene encoding DNA-directed RNA polymerase subunit beta yields the protein MAQTQTFNGRRRVRKFFGKIPEVAEMPNLIEVQKASYDQFLMVDEPKGGRPDEGLQAVFKSVFPISDFSGSSMLEFVKYEFEGPKFDVDECRQRDLTYAAPLKVTLRLIVFDIDEDTGAKSIKDIKEQDVYMGDMPLMTLNGTFIVNGTERVIVSQMHRSPGVFFDHDKGKSHSSGKLLFAARVIPYRGSWLDIEFDSKDVVHARIDRRRKIPVTSLLMALGMDGEEILSTFYNKITYVRAGDHWRIPFNVERFRGLKAVGDLVDADTGEVVVEAGKKITARQARQLGEKGLKAIKATDEDLLGNYLAEDIVNYATGEIFLEAGDEIDEKTLKVLLGTGEQEIKVLDIDHVNVGAYIRNTLNVDKNESRQDALFDIYRVMRPGEPPTLETAEAMFNSLFFDSERYDLSAVGRVKMNMRLELKAEDTVRVLRKEDILAVVKTLVELRDGKGEIDDIDNLGNRRVRSVGELMENQYRVGLLRMERAIKERMSSIEIDTVMPQDLINAKPAAAAVREFFGSSQLSQFMDQTNPLSEITHKRRLSALGPGGLTRERAGFEVRDVHPTHYGRICPIETPEGPNIGLINSLATFARVNKYGFIESPYRKIVDGKLTNDVVYLSAMEEAKHHVAQANAELDKNGGFVDEFVICRSAGEVMMAPRENVDLMDVSPKQMVSVAAALIPFLENDDANRALMGSNMQRQAVPLVRAEAPFVGTGMEPIVARDSGAAIGARRGGIVDQVDATRIVIRATEDLDPGKSGVDIYRLMKFQRSNQNTCINQRPLVRMGDRVNKGDIIADGPSTELGDLALGRNVLVAFMPWNGYNYEDSILLSERIVADDVFTSIHIEEFEVMARDTKLGPEEITRDIPNVSEEALKNLDEAGIVYIGAEVQPGDILVGKITPKGESPMTPEEKLLRAIFGEKASDVRDTSMRMPPGTFGTVVEVRVFNRHGVEKDERAMAIEREEIERLAKDRDDEQAILDRNVYARLSDVLVGKEAIAGPKGFKKGSTLSKDTLDEYPRSQWWQFAVENEKLQSELEALRGQYDDSKKALEQRFMDKVEKVQRGDEMPPGVMKMVKVFVAVKRKMQPGDKMAGRHGNKGVVSRIVPVEDMPFLEDGTHADIVLNPLGVPSRMNVGQILETHLGWACAGMGKKIGELIDTYKAAGDIKPLRKTLESFMPANDRNEPIREYDDESIVRLSEQMRRGVSIATPVFDGAHEADINIMLEQAGLHTSGQSQLYDGRTGEPFDRKVTMGYIYMLKLHHLVDDKIHARSIGPYSLVTQQPLGGKAQFGGQRFGEMEVWALEAYGAAYTLQEMLTVKSDDVAGRTKVYEAIVRGDDTFEAGIPESFNVLVKEMRSLGLNVELENTKLDDNPVRLPDAAE from the coding sequence ATGGCCCAGACCCAGACTTTCAATGGCCGCAGACGCGTACGCAAATTCTTCGGAAAGATTCCGGAAGTTGCGGAGATGCCGAACCTGATCGAGGTTCAGAAGGCATCCTATGACCAGTTCCTGATGGTGGACGAGCCCAAGGGCGGCCGTCCGGACGAGGGGCTGCAGGCTGTTTTCAAGTCGGTCTTCCCGATCTCCGATTTTTCCGGCTCCTCGATGCTGGAGTTCGTGAAGTACGAGTTCGAAGGACCGAAATTCGACGTTGACGAATGCCGTCAGCGCGACCTGACCTATGCCGCACCGCTGAAGGTGACGCTGCGCCTCATCGTGTTCGATATTGACGAGGATACCGGCGCCAAGTCGATCAAGGACATCAAGGAGCAGGACGTCTACATGGGCGACATGCCGCTCATGACCTTGAACGGCACCTTCATCGTCAACGGCACCGAGCGCGTCATCGTTTCGCAGATGCACCGTTCGCCGGGCGTCTTCTTCGACCACGACAAGGGTAAGTCGCACTCGTCGGGCAAGCTCCTGTTTGCCGCGCGCGTCATTCCCTATCGCGGCTCGTGGCTCGACATCGAGTTCGATTCCAAGGACGTCGTGCACGCCCGCATCGACCGCCGCCGCAAGATTCCGGTGACGTCGCTGTTGATGGCGCTCGGCATGGATGGCGAAGAGATCCTGTCGACCTTCTACAACAAGATCACCTATGTCCGCGCCGGCGACCACTGGCGCATTCCGTTCAACGTCGAGCGTTTCCGCGGCCTCAAGGCCGTCGGCGACCTGGTTGACGCCGATACGGGCGAGGTCGTTGTCGAAGCCGGCAAGAAGATCACCGCCCGCCAGGCGCGTCAGCTCGGCGAGAAGGGTCTGAAGGCGATCAAGGCGACCGACGAGGATCTGCTCGGCAACTATTTGGCCGAGGACATCGTCAACTACGCCACCGGCGAGATCTTCCTCGAAGCCGGCGACGAGATCGACGAAAAGACGCTCAAGGTGCTGCTTGGCACCGGCGAGCAGGAGATCAAGGTTCTCGACATCGACCACGTCAATGTCGGCGCCTACATCCGCAACACGCTCAACGTCGACAAGAACGAGAGCCGCCAGGACGCGCTGTTCGACATCTATCGTGTCATGCGCCCGGGCGAGCCGCCGACGCTCGAGACCGCCGAAGCCATGTTCAACTCGCTGTTCTTCGACAGCGAGCGCTACGACCTGTCGGCTGTCGGCCGCGTCAAGATGAACATGCGCCTCGAGCTCAAGGCCGAGGACACCGTGCGTGTTCTGCGCAAGGAAGACATCCTGGCCGTGGTCAAGACGCTGGTCGAACTGCGCGACGGCAAGGGCGAGATCGACGACATCGACAATCTCGGCAACCGCCGCGTGCGTTCTGTCGGTGAGTTGATGGAGAACCAGTACCGCGTCGGCCTGCTGCGCATGGAGCGCGCGATCAAGGAGCGTATGTCCTCGATCGAGATCGACACTGTCATGCCGCAGGACCTGATCAACGCCAAGCCGGCGGCCGCCGCCGTGCGCGAGTTCTTCGGTTCCTCGCAGCTGTCGCAGTTCATGGATCAGACCAACCCGCTGTCGGAGATCACCCACAAGCGCCGCCTGTCGGCGCTTGGACCGGGCGGTCTGACCCGCGAGCGTGCCGGCTTCGAAGTGCGCGACGTGCACCCGACGCATTACGGCCGCATCTGCCCGATCGAGACGCCGGAAGGCCCGAATATCGGTCTGATCAACTCGCTGGCCACCTTCGCACGCGTCAACAAGTACGGCTTCATCGAGAGCCCGTACCGCAAGATCGTCGACGGCAAGCTGACCAATGACGTCGTCTATCTCTCGGCGATGGAAGAAGCCAAGCACCATGTCGCGCAGGCCAACGCCGAGCTCGACAAGAATGGCGGCTTCGTCGACGAGTTCGTCATTTGCCGCAGCGCCGGCGAAGTGATGATGGCGCCGCGCGAAAACGTCGACCTGATGGACGTGTCGCCCAAGCAGATGGTGTCTGTGGCCGCGGCCCTGATCCCGTTCCTGGAAAACGACGACGCCAACCGCGCCCTGATGGGCTCGAACATGCAGCGTCAGGCCGTGCCGCTGGTGCGCGCCGAGGCGCCGTTCGTCGGCACGGGCATGGAGCCGATCGTTGCCCGTGACTCGGGTGCGGCCATCGGCGCCCGTCGTGGCGGCATCGTCGACCAGGTGGACGCGACGCGTATCGTTATCCGCGCGACGGAAGATCTCGATCCGGGTAAGTCCGGCGTCGACATCTACCGGCTGATGAAGTTCCAGCGTTCGAACCAGAACACCTGCATCAACCAGCGTCCGCTGGTGCGCATGGGTGACCGGGTCAACAAGGGCGACATCATCGCCGACGGTCCGTCGACCGAGCTCGGTGATCTGGCGCTCGGCCGCAACGTGCTGGTCGCGTTCATGCCGTGGAACGGCTACAACTACGAGGACTCGATCCTGCTCTCCGAGCGCATCGTCGCCGACGACGTCTTCACCTCGATCCACATCGAGGAGTTCGAGGTCATGGCGCGCGACACCAAGCTCGGTCCGGAGGAAATCACGCGCGACATTCCGAACGTTTCGGAAGAAGCGCTGAAGAACCTCGACGAAGCCGGCATCGTCTATATCGGTGCGGAAGTGCAGCCGGGCGACATCCTGGTAGGCAAGATCACGCCGAAGGGCGAAAGCCCGATGACGCCGGAAGAAAAGCTTCTGCGCGCCATCTTTGGCGAAAAGGCTTCCGACGTGCGCGACACTTCGATGCGCATGCCTCCGGGCACTTTCGGCACCGTCGTCGAGGTGCGCGTGTTCAATCGCCACGGTGTGGAGAAGGACGAGCGCGCCATGGCGATCGAGCGCGAGGAGATCGAACGCCTCGCCAAGGACCGCGACGACGAGCAGGCCATCTTGGACCGTAACGTCTACGCGCGTCTTTCCGACGTGCTCGTCGGCAAGGAAGCGATCGCTGGACCGAAGGGCTTCAAGAAGGGCTCGACGCTGTCGAAGGATACGCTCGACGAGTATCCGCGTTCGCAGTGGTGGCAGTTTGCCGTGGAGAACGAAAAGCTCCAGAGCGAACTGGAAGCCCTGCGTGGCCAGTACGACGACTCCAAGAAGGCGCTCGAACAGCGCTTCATGGACAAGGTCGAGAAGGTCCAGCGCGGCGACGAAATGCCTCCGGGCGTCATGAAGATGGTCAAGGTCTTCGTGGCGGTGAAGCGCAAGATGCAGCCGGGCGACAAGATGGCCGGCCGTCATGGCAACAAGGGTGTCGTGTCGCGCATCGTTCCGGTCGAGGACATGCCTTTCCTCGAGGACGGCACGCATGCCGATATCGTGCTCAACCCGCTGGGTGTGCCGAGCCGCATGAATGTCGGCCAGATCCTGGAAACGCATCTGGGCTGGGCATGCGCGGGCATGGGCAAGAAGATCGGCGAGCTGATCGACACGTACAAGGCGGCCGGCGATATCAAGCCGCTGCGCAAGACGCTCGAGAGCTTCATGCCGGCCAACGACCGCAACGAGCCGATCCGCGAGTATGACGACGAGAGCATCGTTCGCCTCAGCGAGCAGATGCGCCGCGGCGTCTCGATCGCGACCCCGGTGTTCGACGGCGCGCACGAGGCTGACATCAACATCATGCTGGAGCAGGCGGGCCTGCACACCAGCGGTCAGTCGCAGCTCTATGACGGACGCACCGGCGAGCCGTTCGATCGCAAGGTGACGATGGGCTATATCTACATGCTCAAGCTTCACCACCTGGTGGACGACAAGATCCACGCGCGTTCGATCGGTCCGTACTCGCTCGTCACCCAGCAGCCGCTGGGCGGCAAGGCGCAGTTCGGTGGCCAGCGCTTCGGCGAAATGGAGGTCTGGGCGCTGGAAGCCTATGGCGCCGCCTACACGCTGCAGGAAATGCTGACGGTGAAGTCGGACGACGTCGCCGGCCGCACCAAGGTCTACGAGGCGATCGTCCGCGGCGACGACACCTTCGAGGCCGGCATTCCGGAGAGCTTCAACGTGCTCGTCAAGGAAATGCGGTCTCTCGGCCTCAATGTCGAGCTGGAGAACACCAAGCTCGACGACAACCCTGTCCGGCTGCCCGATGCGGCCGAGTAA
- the rpoC gene encoding DNA-directed RNA polymerase subunit beta' produces the protein MNQEVMNLFNPQAPAQVFDSIRISLASPEKILSWSFGEIKKPETINYRTFKPERDGLFCARIFGPIKDYECLCGKYKRMKYKGVICEKCGVEVTLSRVRRERMGHIELAAPVAHIWFLKSLPSRIGTLLDMTLKDIERVLYFENYIVTEPGLTALKEHQLLSEEEYMIAVDEYGEDSFTAMIGAEAIHDLLAGMDLEKIAGDLRSELASTTSELKQKKYLKRLKVVENFMESGNRPEWMIMKVVPVIPPDLRPLVPLDGGRFATSDLNDLYRRVINRNNRLKRLIELRAPGIIVRNEKRMLQEAVDALFDNGRRGRVITGANKRPLKSLSDMLKGKQGRFRQNLLGKRVDYSGRSVIVTGPELKLHQCGLPKKMALELFKPFIYARLDAKGYSSTVKQAKKLVEKERPEVWDILDEVIREHPVLLNRAPTLHRLGIQAFEPILIEGKAIQLHPLVCTAFNADFDGDQMAVHVPLSLEAQLEARVLMMSTNNILHPASGAPIIVPSQDMVLGLYYLSIVNQNEPGEGMVFADMGELQHALETKAVTLHAKIKGRFRTVDAEGKVVSKIHDTTPGRMIIGELLPKNVNVPYETANQEMTKKNISKMIDTVYRHCGQKETVIFCDRIMALGFAHACRAGISFGKDDMLIPDTKIKLVSDTEALAKEYEQQYNDGLITQGEKYNKVVDAWAKCSEKVADEMMARIKAVEFEDNGRQKPMNSIYMMSHSGARGSPTQMRQLAGMRGLMAKPSGEIIETPIISNFKEGLTVLEYFNSTHGARKGLADTALKTANSGYLTRRLVDVAQDCIVNSVDCGTDKGLTMQPIVDAGQVVASVGQRVLGRTALDDINHPVTGDLLVKAGTLMDERDVEQIEKAGVQSVRIRSALTCEVRVGVCAVCYGRDLARGTPVNQGEAVGVIAAQSIGEPGTQLTMRTFHMGGTAQVVDSSFLEASYEGKVEIRNRNVVRNSDGQQMVMGRNMAVLILDEAGKERATHRVTYGSRIFVDDGDKVKRGQRIAEWDPYTRPILTEIEGKVAFEDLVDGISVQETADESTGITKREVIDWRSTPRGNDLKPAIAVQDAKGKVGKLSKGGDARFLLSVEAILSVEPGAQVRPGDVLARIPMESAKTKDITGGLPRVAELFEARRPKDHAIIAEIDGTIRFGRDYKNKRRIIIEPHDSTLEPVEYLIPKGKPFHLQDGDVIEKGDYILDGNPAPHDILAIKGVEALASYLVNEIQEVYRLQGVSINDKHIEVIVRQMLQKVEITTQGDSTYIPGDHVDVIELEEVNERLIEDGKKPAEGQPVLLGITKASLQTPSFISAASFQETTRVLTEAAVAGKTDMLQGLKENVIVGRLIPAGTGGTMSQIRRIATSRDELIIDERRKASGVEVAEPMLADMTTAAQ, from the coding sequence ATGAACCAAGAGGTCATGAATCTCTTCAATCCGCAGGCGCCTGCGCAGGTGTTCGATTCCATCCGGATCTCACTGGCCAGCCCTGAGAAGATTCTGTCCTGGTCGTTCGGCGAGATCAAGAAGCCGGAGACCATCAACTACCGCACCTTCAAGCCGGAGCGTGACGGTCTGTTCTGCGCGCGCATTTTTGGCCCGATCAAGGACTATGAGTGCCTGTGCGGCAAGTACAAGCGCATGAAGTACAAGGGCGTCATCTGCGAGAAGTGCGGCGTCGAAGTCACGCTGTCGCGCGTTCGTCGCGAGCGCATGGGCCATATCGAGCTCGCCGCTCCCGTCGCCCATATCTGGTTCCTGAAGTCGCTGCCCTCGCGCATCGGCACGCTGCTCGACATGACGCTGAAGGACATCGAGCGCGTCCTCTACTTCGAGAACTACATCGTCACCGAGCCTGGCCTGACCGCGCTGAAGGAGCACCAGCTGCTCAGCGAGGAAGAGTACATGATCGCCGTCGACGAGTATGGCGAGGACTCTTTCACCGCCATGATCGGCGCCGAGGCCATTCATGACCTTCTGGCCGGCATGGATCTGGAGAAGATCGCCGGCGACCTGCGTTCGGAACTGGCTTCGACCACGTCCGAGCTGAAGCAGAAGAAGTACCTGAAGCGACTCAAGGTCGTCGAGAACTTCATGGAATCCGGCAACCGTCCGGAATGGATGATCATGAAGGTGGTTCCGGTGATCCCGCCGGACCTGCGCCCGCTCGTCCCGCTGGACGGCGGTCGTTTCGCCACGTCCGACCTGAACGATCTCTACCGCCGCGTCATCAACCGCAACAACCGTTTGAAGCGGCTGATCGAGCTGCGCGCGCCCGGCATCATCGTGCGCAATGAAAAGCGCATGCTGCAGGAAGCCGTCGACGCACTGTTCGACAACGGCCGTCGCGGCCGCGTCATCACCGGCGCCAACAAGCGTCCGCTGAAGTCGCTGTCCGACATGTTGAAGGGCAAGCAGGGCCGGTTCCGTCAGAACCTGCTCGGCAAGCGCGTCGACTATTCCGGCCGCTCGGTCATCGTCACCGGTCCCGAGCTCAAGCTTCACCAGTGTGGCCTGCCGAAGAAGATGGCGCTCGAACTGTTCAAGCCCTTCATCTACGCCCGTCTCGACGCCAAGGGTTACTCCTCGACCGTCAAGCAGGCGAAGAAGCTGGTCGAGAAGGAGCGTCCGGAAGTCTGGGATATCCTTGACGAGGTCATCCGCGAGCATCCGGTGCTGCTGAATCGCGCGCCGACGCTGCACCGCCTCGGCATCCAGGCGTTCGAGCCGATCCTGATCGAGGGCAAGGCGATCCAGCTGCATCCGCTGGTCTGCACGGCCTTCAACGCCGACTTCGACGGCGACCAGATGGCGGTCCACGTGCCGCTGTCGCTGGAAGCGCAGCTTGAAGCCCGCGTGCTGATGATGTCGACCAACAACATCCTGCACCCGGCTTCCGGCGCGCCGATCATCGTGCCGTCGCAGGACATGGTTCTGGGTCTCTACTACCTCTCGATCGTCAACCAGAACGAGCCGGGCGAGGGCATGGTGTTTGCCGACATGGGCGAGCTCCAGCATGCGCTCGAGACCAAGGCGGTGACCCTGCACGCCAAGATCAAGGGCCGCTTCCGCACGGTCGACGCCGAAGGCAAGGTCGTGTCGAAGATCCATGACACCACGCCTGGCCGCATGATCATCGGCGAGCTTCTGCCGAAGAACGTCAACGTGCCTTACGAGACCGCCAACCAGGAGATGACCAAGAAGAACATCTCCAAGATGATCGACACCGTCTACCGCCATTGCGGTCAGAAGGAGACGGTCATTTTCTGCGACCGCATCATGGCGCTCGGTTTCGCTCACGCCTGCCGTGCCGGCATTTCGTTCGGCAAGGACGACATGCTGATCCCCGATACCAAGATCAAGCTGGTCTCCGACACCGAGGCTTTGGCCAAGGAATACGAGCAGCAGTACAATGACGGCCTGATCACCCAGGGCGAGAAGTACAACAAGGTCGTCGACGCCTGGGCCAAGTGCTCGGAAAAGGTCGCCGACGAGATGATGGCCCGCATCAAGGCGGTCGAGTTCGAGGACAATGGCCGTCAGAAGCCGATGAACTCGATCTACATGATGTCGCACTCCGGTGCGCGTGGCTCGCCCACCCAGATGCGTCAGCTCGCCGGCATGCGCGGCCTGATGGCCAAGCCGTCGGGTGAAATCATCGAGACGCCGATCATCTCGAACTTCAAGGAAGGCCTGACCGTGCTCGAGTACTTCAACTCGACCCACGGCGCCCGCAAGGGTCTGGCCGACACCGCCTTGAAGACGGCGAACTCGGGTTACCTCACCCGCCGTCTGGTCGACGTGGCGCAGGACTGCATCGTCAACTCCGTGGATTGCGGCACCGACAAGGGCCTCACCATGCAGCCGATCGTCGATGCCGGTCAGGTTGTCGCTTCGGTTGGCCAGCGCGTGCTGGGCCGCACCGCGCTCGACGACATCAACCATCCGGTGACCGGCGACCTGCTGGTCAAGGCCGGAACGCTGATGGACGAGCGTGATGTGGAGCAGATCGAAAAGGCCGGCGTCCAGTCGGTCCGCATCCGCTCGGCACTGACCTGCGAGGTCAGGGTTGGCGTCTGCGCGGTCTGCTACGGACGCGATCTGGCGCGCGGCACCCCGGTCAATCAGGGTGAAGCCGTCGGCGTCATCGCGGCGCAATCGATCGGCGAGCCGGGTACCCAGCTCACCATGCGTACCTTCCACATGGGCGGTACCGCGCAGGTGGTGGACAGCTCGTTCCTTGAAGCCTCGTATGAGGGCAAGGTCGAGATCCGCAACCGCAACGTGGTGCGCAACTCCGACGGCCAGCAGATGGTCATGGGCCGCAACATGGCGGTGCTGATCCTCGACGAAGCCGGCAAGGAGCGTGCCACGCACCGTGTCACCTATGGTTCGCGCATCTTCGTGGACGATGGCGACAAGGTGAAGCGCGGCCAGCGTATCGCCGAGTGGGATCCCTACACCCGCCCGATCCTCACCGAAATCGAGGGCAAGGTGGCGTTCGAGGATCTGGTCGACGGCATTTCCGTGCAGGAAACGGCCGACGAGTCGACCGGCATCACCAAGCGTGAGGTCATCGACTGGCGTTCGACGCCGCGCGGCAACGATCTGAAGCCGGCGATCGCCGTCCAGGACGCCAAGGGCAAGGTCGGCAAGCTGTCGAAGGGTGGCGATGCCCGCTTCCTGCTCTCGGTCGAGGCCATTCTCTCGGTCGAGCCGGGTGCGCAGGTTCGTCCCGGCGACGTGCTGGCGCGTATCCCGATGGAAAGCGCCAAGACCAAGGACATCACCGGTGGTCTGCCGCGGGTTGCCGAGCTGTTCGAGGCACGTCGTCCGAAGGATCACGCCATCATCGCCGAGATCGATGGCACGATCCGCTTCGGCCGCGACTACAAGAACAAGCGCCGCATCATCATCGAGCCGCATGACTCGACGCTTGAGCCTGTCGAATACCTGATCCCGAAGGGCAAGCCGTTCCATCTCCAGGACGGCGACGTCATCGAGAAGGGCGACTACATCCTCGACGGCAATCCGGCGCCGCACGACATCCTGGCGATCAAGGGCGTGGAGGCGCTTGCGTCCTACCTCGTCAACGAGATCCAGGAGGTCTACCGCCTGCAGGGCGTGTCGATCAACGACAAGCACATCGAGGTGATCGTTCGCCAGATGCTGCAGAAGGTCGAGATCACCACGCAGGGCGACTCGACCTACATTCCGGGCGACCACGTCGACGTGATCGAACTGGAAGAGGTCAACGAGCGCCTGATCGAGGACGGCAAGAAGCCGGCCGAAGGTCAGCCGGTGCTGCTCGGCATCACCAAGGCCTCGCTGCAGACGCCGTCCTTCATCTCGGCCGCCTCATTCCAGGAGACGACCCGGGTGCTGACGGAAGCCGCGGTTGCCGGCAAGACCGACATGCTGCAGGGCTTGAAGGAAAACGTCATCGTCGGCCGGCTGATCCCGGCCGGTACCGGCGGCACGATGAGCCAGATCCGGCGCATCGCCACCTCGCGCGACGAACTGATCATCGACGAGCGCCGCAAGGCCTCCGGTGTGGAAGTCGCCGAGCCGATGCTGGCAGACATGACAACCGCCGCGCAGTAA